In Procambarus clarkii isolate CNS0578487 chromosome 6, FALCON_Pclarkii_2.0, whole genome shotgun sequence, one DNA window encodes the following:
- the LOC123749269 gene encoding periaxin-like: MTKVMSMRHSCHSVAWLSHIIVLPHPTRTFLNPLHRTQPQRNLTEFNTPKLTEFNTPELTEFNTHMLTEFNTHKLMEFNTHKLMEFNTHKLMEFNTHKLMEFNTHKLMKFKTHKLMEFNTHKLMEFNTHKLTEFNTHKLMEFNTHKLTEFNTHKLTEFNTHKLTELNIDKLTELNIDKLTEFNTPKLTEFNTPKLTEFNTPKLTEFNNPKLMEFNTPKLTEFNNPKLMEFNTPKLTEFNTPKLTEFNNPKLMEFNTPKLTEFNTPKLMEFNTPKLTEFNTPKLTEFNNPKLMEFNTPKLTEFNTPKLTEFNNPKLTEFNTPKLTEFNTPKLMEFNTPKLTEFNTPKLTEFNNPKLMEFNTPKLTEFNTPKLTEFNTPKLTEFNTPKLTELNTPKLTEFNTHKLTELNIDKLTELNIDKLTEFNTPKLTEFNTPKLTELNTPKLTEFNTHKLTKLNTQKLTELNTHKLTELNTDKLTELNTGAS; this comes from the coding sequence ATGACGAAGGTGATGAGTATGAGACACTCATGCCACAGTGTAGCGTGGTTGTCTCATATCATTGTTCTCCCGCACCCCACCAGGACCTTCCTGAACCCTCTACATAGAACACAACCACAACGCAACTTGACCGAGTTCAACACTCCCAAGTTGACGGAGTTCAACACTCCCGAGTTGACGGAGTTCAACACACACATGTTGACGGAGTTCAACACACACAAGTTGATGGAGTTCAACACACACAAGTTGATGGAGTTCAACACACACAAGTTGATGGAGTTCAACACACACAAGTTGATGGAGTTCAACACGCACAAGTTGATGAAGTTCAAGACACACAAGTTGATGGAGTTCAACACACACAAGTTGATGGAGTTCAACACACACAAGTTGACGGAGTTCAACACACACAAGTTGATGGAGTTCAACACACACAAGTTGACGGAGTTCAACACACACAAGTTGACGGAGTTCAACACACACAAGTTGACGGAGCTCAACATTGACAAGTTGACGGAGCTCAACATTGACAAGTTGACGGAGTTCAACACTCCCAAGTTGACGGAGTTCAACACTCCCAAGTTGACGGAGTTCAACACTCCCAAGTTGACAGAGTTCAACAATCCCAAGTTGATGGAGTTCAACACTCCCAAGTTGACAGAGTTCAACAATCCCAAGTTGATGGAGTTCAACACTCCCAAGTTGACGGAGTTCAACACTCCCAAGTTGACAGAGTTCAACAATCCCAAGTTGATGGAGTTCAACACTCCCAAGTTGACGGAGTTCAACACTCCCAAGTTGATGGAGTTCAACACTCCCAAGTTGACGGAGTTCAACACTCCCAAGTTGACAGAGTTCAACAATCCCAAGTTGATGGAGTTCAACACTCCCAAGTTGACGGAGTTCAACACTCCCAAGTTGACAGAGTTCAACAATCCCAAGTTGACGGAGTTCAACACTCCCAAGTTGACGGAGTTCAACACTCCCAAGTTGATGGAGTTCAACACTCCCAAGTTGACGGAGTTCAACACTCCCAAGTTAACAGAGTTCAACAATCCCAAGTTGATGGAGTTCAACACTCCCAAGTTGACGGAGTTCAACACTCCCAAGTTGACAGAGTTCAACACTCCCAAGTTGACGGAGTTCAACACTCCCAAGTTGACGGAGCTCAACACTCCCAAGTTGACGGAGTTCAACACACACAAGTTGACGGAGCTCAACATTGACAAGTTGACGGAGCTCAACATTGACAAGTTGACGGAGTTCAACACTCCCAAGTTGACGGAGTTCAACACTCCCAAGTTGACGGAGCTCAACACTCCCAAGTTGACGGAGTTCAACACACACAAGTTGACGAAGCTCAATACACAGAAGTTGACGGAGCTCAACACACACAAGTTGACGGAGCTCAATACTGACAAGTTGACGGAGCtcaacacaggggcctcgtag